Proteins from a genomic interval of Chanos chanos chromosome 3, fChaCha1.1, whole genome shotgun sequence:
- the tubb6 gene encoding tubulin, beta 6 class V isoform X4: MREIVHIQAGQCGNQIGTKFVPRAVLVDLEPGTMDSVRSGAFGQLFRPDNFIFGQTGAGNNWAKGHYTEGAELVDSVLDVVRKECEHCDCLQGFQLTHSLGGGTGSGMGTLLISKIREEYPDRIMNTFSVMPSPKVSDTVVEPYNATLSVHQLVENTDETYCIDNEALYDICFRTLKLTTPTYGDLNHLVSATMSGVTTSLRFPGQLNADLRKLAVNMVPFPRLHFFMPGFAPLTARGSQQYRALTVPELTQQMFDAKNMMAACDPRHGRYLTVATVFRGPMSMKEVDEQMLAIQNKNSSYFVEWIPNNVKVAVCDIPPRGLKMASTFIGNSTAIQELFKRISEQFSAMFRRKAFLHWFTGEGMDEMEFTEAESNMNDLVSEYQQYQEATANDGEEAFEDEEEEVNE, translated from the exons atgagggaAATAGTACACATCCAAGCAGGGCAGTGCGGCAACCAGATTGGAACAAAG TTTGTTCCACGGGCAGTACTGGTGGATCTGGAGCCTGGCACCATGGACAGTGTGCGCTCTGGAGCATTTGGGCAGCTATTTAGACCAGATAACTTCATCTTTG GGCAGACAGGTGCGGGAAACAACTGGGCTAAGGGCCACTACACTGAAGGCGCTGAGTTGGTGGACTCTGTGCTGGATGTGGTGCGGAAGGAGTGCGAGCATTGCGACTGCCTCCAAGGTTTCCAGCTCACCCACTCCCTGGGTGGAGGAACCGGTTCGGGCATGGGGACTCTGCTAATCAGTAAGATCCGTGAGGAGTATCCCGACCGAATCATGAACACCTTTAGCGTCATGCCTTCGCCCAAGGTCTCCGACACTGTTGTGGAGCCTTACAACGCCACTCTCTCTGTGCACCAGCTGGTGGAGAACACTGACGAAACCTACTGCATCGACAATGAGGCACTTTACGACATCTGCTTCCGCACACTCAAACTCACCACGCCCACCTACGGAGACCTCAATCACCTGGTCTCTGCCACCATGAGCGGAGTCACGACTTCTCTTCGCTTCCCCGGCCAGCTCAACGCGGACCTGCGCAAACTAGCTGTCAATATGGTCCCTTTCCCCCGTTTGCACTTCTTCATGCCCGGGTTTGCCCCGCTCACTGCCAGGGGCAGTCAGCAGTACCGTGCCCTCACCGTACCTGAGCTCACCCAGCAGATGTTCGACGCCAAGAACATGATGGCCGCATGTGACCCGCGGCACGGGCGCTACCTCACCGTGGCAACCGTATTCCGGGGTCCCATGTCCATGAAGGAGGTTGACGAGCAGATGCTGGCCATTCAGAACAAGAACAGCAGCTACTTCGTGGAGTGGATCCCCAACAATGTCAAGGTGGCTGTGTGTGACATTCCTCCCAGAGGGCTGAAGATGGCATCCACTTTCATTGGCAACAGCACAGCAATCCAGGAGCTGTTCAAACGCATCTCGGAGCAGTTCTCCGCCATGTTCAGACGCAAGGCTTTTCTGCACTGGTTCACGGGAGAGGGCATGGACGAGATGGAGTTCACTGAGGCCGAGAGCAACATGAACGATCTGGTGTCTGAGTATCAGCAGTACCAGGAGGCTACGGCTAATGATGGAGAGGAGGCTtttgaggatgaagaggaagaggtgaaTGAGTGA
- the cidea gene encoding cell death activator CIDE-A yields MEYAKTFVPPSLMRSMSSMSTSISQRILPPVQPRPYRVCTQKRRRKKGIMATSLEDLLEKTARSFLLTCQFLTLVLEEDGTVVDSEAFFQSLPTNTQFMVLEKGERWIPGKGAVPRFRQSRKNEIAKLSFDFYKLDPKDFFGCLAIKASLYEIYTLSYDIRCTKVKYIVKSLMRCMLYAARVFGQCLLCCSTTILQYIGDDDFCTPTPSNPK; encoded by the exons ATGGAATATGCGAAAACCTTTGTCCCACCGTCTCTGATGAG GTCAATGTCCTCAATGTCCACATCCATCTCCCAACGCATCCTACCCCCTGTCCAGCCCCGCCCTTACAGGGTCTGCACGCAGAAGCGCCGTCGGAAGAAAGGCATCATGGCCACATCTCTGGAAGACCTTCTAGAAAAA ACGGCCAGGTCTTTCCTGCTGACATGTCAGTTCCTGACCCTGGTGCTGGAGGAGGATGGGACGGTGGTGGACTCTGAGGCCTTTTTCCAGTCTCtgcccaccaacacacagttcATGGTGCTGGAGAAAGGGGAGAGGTGGATCCCAGGCAAAGGG GCTGTTCCGCGTTTTAGGCAGTCCAGGAAAAATGAAATCGCCAAACTGAGCTTTGACTTCTACAAACTGGACCCAAAGGACTTTTTCGGCTGTCTCGCCATCAAAGCCTCTCTTTATGAGATATATACCCTCTCCTATGACATCAGGTGCACCAAGGTTAAGTACATTGTGAA gtcTTTGATGCGATGCATGTTGTATGCAGCTAGAGTTTTTGGGCAGTGTCTTCTGTGTTGCTCCACGACTATTTTGCAGTACATTGGTGATGATGACTTTTGTACTCCAACACCCAGTAACCCCAAATAA
- the tubb6 gene encoding tubulin, beta 6 class V isoform X3, which produces MREIVHIQAGQCGNQIGTKFWEVISDEHGIDPAGNYVGDSALQLERINVYYNEASWQTGAGNNWAKGHYTEGAELVDSVLDVVRKECEHCDCLQGFQLTHSLGGGTGSGMGTLLISKIREEYPDRIMNTFSVMPSPKVSDTVVEPYNATLSVHQLVENTDETYCIDNEALYDICFRTLKLTTPTYGDLNHLVSATMSGVTTSLRFPGQLNADLRKLAVNMVPFPRLHFFMPGFAPLTARGSQQYRALTVPELTQQMFDAKNMMAACDPRHGRYLTVATVFRGPMSMKEVDEQMLAIQNKNSSYFVEWIPNNVKVAVCDIPPRGLKMASTFIGNSTAIQELFKRISEQFSAMFRRKAFLHWFTGEGMDEMEFTEAESNMNDLVSEYQQYQEATANDGEEAFEDEEEEVNE; this is translated from the exons atgagggaAATAGTACACATCCAAGCAGGGCAGTGCGGCAACCAGATTGGAACAAAG TTCTGGGAAGTGATCAGCGACGAGCATGGCATTGATCCGGCCGGCAACTACGTCGGTGATTCAGCCCTACAGCTCGAGAGGATTAATGTGTACTACAACGAGGCATCTT GGCAGACAGGTGCGGGAAACAACTGGGCTAAGGGCCACTACACTGAAGGCGCTGAGTTGGTGGACTCTGTGCTGGATGTGGTGCGGAAGGAGTGCGAGCATTGCGACTGCCTCCAAGGTTTCCAGCTCACCCACTCCCTGGGTGGAGGAACCGGTTCGGGCATGGGGACTCTGCTAATCAGTAAGATCCGTGAGGAGTATCCCGACCGAATCATGAACACCTTTAGCGTCATGCCTTCGCCCAAGGTCTCCGACACTGTTGTGGAGCCTTACAACGCCACTCTCTCTGTGCACCAGCTGGTGGAGAACACTGACGAAACCTACTGCATCGACAATGAGGCACTTTACGACATCTGCTTCCGCACACTCAAACTCACCACGCCCACCTACGGAGACCTCAATCACCTGGTCTCTGCCACCATGAGCGGAGTCACGACTTCTCTTCGCTTCCCCGGCCAGCTCAACGCGGACCTGCGCAAACTAGCTGTCAATATGGTCCCTTTCCCCCGTTTGCACTTCTTCATGCCCGGGTTTGCCCCGCTCACTGCCAGGGGCAGTCAGCAGTACCGTGCCCTCACCGTACCTGAGCTCACCCAGCAGATGTTCGACGCCAAGAACATGATGGCCGCATGTGACCCGCGGCACGGGCGCTACCTCACCGTGGCAACCGTATTCCGGGGTCCCATGTCCATGAAGGAGGTTGACGAGCAGATGCTGGCCATTCAGAACAAGAACAGCAGCTACTTCGTGGAGTGGATCCCCAACAATGTCAAGGTGGCTGTGTGTGACATTCCTCCCAGAGGGCTGAAGATGGCATCCACTTTCATTGGCAACAGCACAGCAATCCAGGAGCTGTTCAAACGCATCTCGGAGCAGTTCTCCGCCATGTTCAGACGCAAGGCTTTTCTGCACTGGTTCACGGGAGAGGGCATGGACGAGATGGAGTTCACTGAGGCCGAGAGCAACATGAACGATCTGGTGTCTGAGTATCAGCAGTACCAGGAGGCTACGGCTAATGATGGAGAGGAGGCTtttgaggatgaagaggaagaggtgaaTGAGTGA
- the tubb6 gene encoding tubulin, beta 6 class V isoform X2 gives MREIVHIQAGQCGNQIGTKFWEVISDEHGIDPAGNYVGDSALQLERINVYYNEASSHKFVPRAVLVDLEPGTMDSVRSGAFGQLFRPDNFIFGQTGAGNNWAKGHYTEGAELVDSVLDVVRKECEHCDCLQGFQLTHSLGGGTGSGMGTLLISKIREEYPDRIMNTFSVMPSPKVSDTVVEPYNATLSVHQLVENTDETYCIDNEALYDICFRTLKLTTPTYGDLNHLVSATMSGVTTSLRFPGQLNADLRKLAVNMVPFPRLHFFMPGFAPLTARGSQQYRALTVPELTQQMFDAKNMMAACDPRHGRYLTVATVFRGPMSMKEVDEQMLAIQNKNSSYFVEWIPNNVKVAVCDIPPRGLKMASTFIGNSTAIQELFKRISEQFSAMFRRKAFLHWFTGEGMDEMEFTEAESNMNDLVSEYQQYQEATANDGEEAFEDEEEEVNE, from the exons atgagggaAATAGTACACATCCAAGCAGGGCAGTGCGGCAACCAGATTGGAACAAAG TTCTGGGAAGTGATCAGCGACGAGCATGGCATTGATCCGGCCGGCAACTACGTCGGTGATTCAGCCCTACAGCTCGAGAGGATTAATGTGTACTACAACGAGGCATCTT CCCATAAGTTTGTTCCACGGGCAGTACTGGTGGATCTGGAGCCTGGCACCATGGACAGTGTGCGCTCTGGAGCATTTGGGCAGCTATTTAGACCAGATAACTTCATCTTTG GGCAGACAGGTGCGGGAAACAACTGGGCTAAGGGCCACTACACTGAAGGCGCTGAGTTGGTGGACTCTGTGCTGGATGTGGTGCGGAAGGAGTGCGAGCATTGCGACTGCCTCCAAGGTTTCCAGCTCACCCACTCCCTGGGTGGAGGAACCGGTTCGGGCATGGGGACTCTGCTAATCAGTAAGATCCGTGAGGAGTATCCCGACCGAATCATGAACACCTTTAGCGTCATGCCTTCGCCCAAGGTCTCCGACACTGTTGTGGAGCCTTACAACGCCACTCTCTCTGTGCACCAGCTGGTGGAGAACACTGACGAAACCTACTGCATCGACAATGAGGCACTTTACGACATCTGCTTCCGCACACTCAAACTCACCACGCCCACCTACGGAGACCTCAATCACCTGGTCTCTGCCACCATGAGCGGAGTCACGACTTCTCTTCGCTTCCCCGGCCAGCTCAACGCGGACCTGCGCAAACTAGCTGTCAATATGGTCCCTTTCCCCCGTTTGCACTTCTTCATGCCCGGGTTTGCCCCGCTCACTGCCAGGGGCAGTCAGCAGTACCGTGCCCTCACCGTACCTGAGCTCACCCAGCAGATGTTCGACGCCAAGAACATGATGGCCGCATGTGACCCGCGGCACGGGCGCTACCTCACCGTGGCAACCGTATTCCGGGGTCCCATGTCCATGAAGGAGGTTGACGAGCAGATGCTGGCCATTCAGAACAAGAACAGCAGCTACTTCGTGGAGTGGATCCCCAACAATGTCAAGGTGGCTGTGTGTGACATTCCTCCCAGAGGGCTGAAGATGGCATCCACTTTCATTGGCAACAGCACAGCAATCCAGGAGCTGTTCAAACGCATCTCGGAGCAGTTCTCCGCCATGTTCAGACGCAAGGCTTTTCTGCACTGGTTCACGGGAGAGGGCATGGACGAGATGGAGTTCACTGAGGCCGAGAGCAACATGAACGATCTGGTGTCTGAGTATCAGCAGTACCAGGAGGCTACGGCTAATGATGGAGAGGAGGCTtttgaggatgaagaggaagaggtgaaTGAGTGA
- the tubb6 gene encoding tubulin, beta 6 class V isoform X1, with protein MREIVHIQAGQCGNQIGTKFWEVISDEHGIDPAGNYVGDSALQLERINVYYNEASCEYASHKFVPRAVLVDLEPGTMDSVRSGAFGQLFRPDNFIFGQTGAGNNWAKGHYTEGAELVDSVLDVVRKECEHCDCLQGFQLTHSLGGGTGSGMGTLLISKIREEYPDRIMNTFSVMPSPKVSDTVVEPYNATLSVHQLVENTDETYCIDNEALYDICFRTLKLTTPTYGDLNHLVSATMSGVTTSLRFPGQLNADLRKLAVNMVPFPRLHFFMPGFAPLTARGSQQYRALTVPELTQQMFDAKNMMAACDPRHGRYLTVATVFRGPMSMKEVDEQMLAIQNKNSSYFVEWIPNNVKVAVCDIPPRGLKMASTFIGNSTAIQELFKRISEQFSAMFRRKAFLHWFTGEGMDEMEFTEAESNMNDLVSEYQQYQEATANDGEEAFEDEEEEVNE; from the exons atgagggaAATAGTACACATCCAAGCAGGGCAGTGCGGCAACCAGATTGGAACAAAG TTCTGGGAAGTGATCAGCGACGAGCATGGCATTGATCCGGCCGGCAACTACGTCGGTGATTCAGCCCTACAGCTCGAGAGGATTAATGTGTACTACAACGAGGCATCTTGTGAGTATGCGT CCCATAAGTTTGTTCCACGGGCAGTACTGGTGGATCTGGAGCCTGGCACCATGGACAGTGTGCGCTCTGGAGCATTTGGGCAGCTATTTAGACCAGATAACTTCATCTTTG GGCAGACAGGTGCGGGAAACAACTGGGCTAAGGGCCACTACACTGAAGGCGCTGAGTTGGTGGACTCTGTGCTGGATGTGGTGCGGAAGGAGTGCGAGCATTGCGACTGCCTCCAAGGTTTCCAGCTCACCCACTCCCTGGGTGGAGGAACCGGTTCGGGCATGGGGACTCTGCTAATCAGTAAGATCCGTGAGGAGTATCCCGACCGAATCATGAACACCTTTAGCGTCATGCCTTCGCCCAAGGTCTCCGACACTGTTGTGGAGCCTTACAACGCCACTCTCTCTGTGCACCAGCTGGTGGAGAACACTGACGAAACCTACTGCATCGACAATGAGGCACTTTACGACATCTGCTTCCGCACACTCAAACTCACCACGCCCACCTACGGAGACCTCAATCACCTGGTCTCTGCCACCATGAGCGGAGTCACGACTTCTCTTCGCTTCCCCGGCCAGCTCAACGCGGACCTGCGCAAACTAGCTGTCAATATGGTCCCTTTCCCCCGTTTGCACTTCTTCATGCCCGGGTTTGCCCCGCTCACTGCCAGGGGCAGTCAGCAGTACCGTGCCCTCACCGTACCTGAGCTCACCCAGCAGATGTTCGACGCCAAGAACATGATGGCCGCATGTGACCCGCGGCACGGGCGCTACCTCACCGTGGCAACCGTATTCCGGGGTCCCATGTCCATGAAGGAGGTTGACGAGCAGATGCTGGCCATTCAGAACAAGAACAGCAGCTACTTCGTGGAGTGGATCCCCAACAATGTCAAGGTGGCTGTGTGTGACATTCCTCCCAGAGGGCTGAAGATGGCATCCACTTTCATTGGCAACAGCACAGCAATCCAGGAGCTGTTCAAACGCATCTCGGAGCAGTTCTCCGCCATGTTCAGACGCAAGGCTTTTCTGCACTGGTTCACGGGAGAGGGCATGGACGAGATGGAGTTCACTGAGGCCGAGAGCAACATGAACGATCTGGTGTCTGAGTATCAGCAGTACCAGGAGGCTACGGCTAATGATGGAGAGGAGGCTtttgaggatgaagaggaagaggtgaaTGAGTGA